A stretch of Oreochromis aureus strain Israel breed Guangdong linkage group 11, ZZ_aureus, whole genome shotgun sequence DNA encodes these proteins:
- the LOC116312147 gene encoding melanocortin receptor 4, protein MTMQRTGAILGIIWTVCGGLGVLMILFFDFKLIMICFVILFFISLVIICSLYVYMFMLARIHARKIAALPVGGRNNHHQQRWGSNMRGAQTITILFGTLVVCWSPFFFHLVIIMVCPMNPYCECYRSLFQLHVALLTSHALFDPAIYAFRIAELRHTLRKMLLCSDWKLCS, encoded by the coding sequence ATGACAATGCAGCGCACTGGGGCCATCTTGGGCATCATCTGGACTGTATGCGGGGGCTTGGGCGTGCTGATGATATTGTTCTTTGACTTCAAGCTCATCATGATCTGCTTCGTCATATTGTTTTTCATCTCCTTGGTGATTATCTGCTCGCTGTATGTCTACATGTTCATGCTGGCACGTATCCATGCCAGAAAGATTGCAGCGTTACCGGTTGGTGGCAGGAATAATCATCACCAGCAGCGGTGGGGGAGCAACATGAGAGGGGCCCAGACCATCACTATCCTGTTTGGGACGCTGGTGGTTTGTTGGTCgccattttttttccacctcgTCATCATCATGGTGTGCCCCATGAACCCTTACTGCGAGTGTTACCGATCGCTGTTCCAGCTGCATGTGGCGCTGCTGACGAGCCATGCCCTCTTTGATCCAGCCATATACGCCTTCCGCATTGCCGAGCTCAGGCACACCTTGAGGAAGATGCTGCTTTGTTCTGACTGGAAGCTCTGCTCGTAG